The following are encoded together in the Fimbriiglobus ruber genome:
- a CDS encoding HD-GYP domain-containing protein, which translates to MAIFGSSVPSKDGLDLLLLGLPRDPLATVEGLIQSLASASGNQQSIQATVQAVCEGVGADAAFWFSRSTEKVSAMTGSRTLTPAWCGRFARAALAHSPTDREVVLLTTPAANSAQEPANGTAAEPQPHAALLCRNDQTSGYIVAVTFRTDKKFDEADAKIARVAYKMLLTQRSQIQNGVKQLLLGLVHSLTAVIDAKDPYTAGHSERVARIAALLAKKLGLSPALQGDVFLAGLIHDLGKIGVRDEVLHKPGKLTAEEYEEIKQHPVLSDRIVASIKPFDRLRPAVRGHHERYDGTGYPDRLAGEAIPLLARVLAVADSCDAMMSPRRYRPGLSPIQIDLVFTREVGRQFDPDIVAAFMAVRAQIYPPIYQQGIGESAYHAIDHIVNNLTDGSMMKLPAMKDAE; encoded by the coding sequence ATGGCTATTTTCGGCTCATCAGTTCCGTCCAAGGACGGTTTAGATCTTCTCTTACTCGGTCTGCCGCGCGACCCGTTGGCCACGGTCGAAGGACTCATCCAGTCCCTGGCCAGCGCCTCGGGTAATCAGCAGTCCATTCAGGCGACGGTACAAGCCGTTTGCGAAGGGGTCGGGGCGGACGCCGCGTTCTGGTTTTCCCGGTCGACCGAAAAAGTGTCGGCCATGACCGGCTCGCGGACGCTGACCCCGGCGTGGTGCGGCCGGTTCGCCCGAGCCGCCCTGGCGCACTCGCCGACTGACCGGGAAGTGGTTCTGCTGACCACTCCGGCCGCGAATTCGGCGCAGGAGCCGGCCAATGGAACTGCCGCGGAACCGCAACCGCATGCCGCCCTGCTGTGCCGGAATGACCAAACGTCGGGGTATATCGTCGCGGTCACGTTCCGGACCGACAAAAAGTTCGACGAGGCCGACGCGAAAATCGCGCGGGTCGCCTACAAGATGCTTTTGACCCAGCGGTCGCAAATCCAAAACGGGGTCAAGCAACTTCTACTCGGGCTCGTCCACAGTCTGACCGCGGTGATCGACGCCAAAGACCCGTACACGGCCGGGCACAGCGAGCGGGTCGCCCGGATCGCCGCTCTTTTAGCCAAAAAACTCGGGCTCTCCCCCGCCCTTCAGGGCGACGTGTTCCTCGCCGGCCTGATTCACGATCTGGGGAAGATTGGCGTCCGCGACGAAGTCCTGCACAAACCGGGCAAGCTGACCGCCGAGGAGTACGAGGAGATTAAACAGCACCCGGTCCTGAGTGACCGGATCGTGGCCAGCATCAAGCCGTTCGACCGGTTGCGGCCGGCGGTCCGCGGGCACCACGAGCGGTACGACGGGACCGGTTACCCCGACCGGCTGGCGGGCGAGGCGATCCCGCTCCTCGCCCGCGTGCTGGCGGTCGCCGACTCCTGCGACGCCATGATGTCCCCGCGGCGATACCGCCCGGGGCTCTCCCCCATCCAGATCGATCTGGTGTTCACCCGCGAGGTCGGCCGCCAGTTCGACCCCGACATCGTTGCCGCGTTTATGGCCGTTCGCGCCCAAATCTACCCCCCGATTTACCAGCAAGGCATCGGCGAATCTGCCTATCACGCGATCGACCACATCGTCAACAACCTGACGGACGGGTCGATGATGAAATTGCCGGCGATGAAGGACGCGGAGTAA
- the tatC gene encoding twin-arginine translocase subunit TatC, translating into MLFKKRQTPQNPDDIFAETRMSFGDHIEELRTHLIRAIQGLLIVLVGGMILDAVGKEMKWEYVGLGRPMMKVLTDPVESQVRDFYATRYANAKDRLNIERTPEDEAKRILDKLNDNEGKPGSLTSAERQKLRGIPREMPVIIPVEPLVPVFGPPKDPSVTEIELKMKVYPAYINYASMEGEGQLGIKQHVSSLSVQEPMVTYFKVLILCSVVISSPWIFFQIWSFVAAGLYPHERDYVYKFLGPSLGLFLTGVFVCQFIVLPGAVKALVAFNDWIDLDPDIRLNEWLKFALFLPLVFGISFQTPLVMFFLNRIGMFSWEDYWAKWRYAVIILAVFAAIITPTPDAVTMLYLFIPMFGLYIIGVLVCKYFPPAHELEDAAEAAAADQVAV; encoded by the coding sequence ATGTTGTTTAAAAAGCGCCAGACGCCGCAGAACCCGGACGACATCTTCGCCGAAACGCGGATGTCCTTCGGCGACCACATCGAAGAGCTGCGCACGCACCTCATTCGAGCCATCCAGGGACTACTCATCGTGCTCGTCGGCGGCATGATCCTGGACGCGGTCGGCAAAGAAATGAAGTGGGAATACGTCGGCCTCGGGCGGCCGATGATGAAAGTTCTGACGGACCCGGTCGAGTCCCAGGTGCGAGACTTCTACGCGACCCGGTACGCGAACGCGAAGGACAGACTCAACATCGAACGGACGCCCGAGGACGAGGCGAAGAGAATCCTCGACAAGCTCAACGACAACGAAGGGAAGCCCGGGAGTCTGACGAGCGCGGAACGGCAGAAATTGCGCGGCATTCCCAGGGAAATGCCGGTCATCATCCCGGTCGAGCCGCTCGTTCCCGTGTTTGGTCCGCCGAAAGACCCGTCGGTGACGGAAATCGAACTGAAGATGAAGGTCTACCCGGCCTACATCAACTACGCGAGTATGGAGGGTGAGGGGCAGCTGGGGATCAAGCAGCACGTCTCGTCACTGAGCGTTCAGGAGCCGATGGTCACGTACTTCAAGGTTCTCATTCTTTGCTCCGTGGTGATCTCAAGTCCGTGGATCTTCTTCCAAATCTGGTCGTTCGTCGCGGCCGGACTTTACCCGCACGAGCGCGACTACGTTTACAAGTTCCTGGGGCCGAGCCTCGGGCTGTTTCTGACCGGCGTGTTCGTCTGCCAGTTCATCGTGCTACCCGGCGCGGTCAAGGCGCTGGTCGCGTTCAACGACTGGATCGACCTCGACCCGGACATCCGGCTGAACGAGTGGCTGAAGTTCGCGCTCTTCCTGCCGCTCGTCTTCGGGATCTCGTTCCAGACCCCCCTGGTGATGTTCTTCCTGAACCGGATCGGGATGTTCAGCTGGGAAGACTACTGGGCCAAGTGGCGGTACGCGGTGATCATCCTGGCGGTCTTCGCGGCCATCATCACGCCGACCCCGGACGCGGTCACGATGCTTTACCTATTCATTCCGATGTTCGGGCTTTACATCATCGGCGTGCTGGTCTGCAAATACTTCCCGCCCGCCCACGAACTCGAAGACGCGGCCGAAGCGGCGGCGGCCGATCAGGTCGCGGTCTGA
- a CDS encoding serine hydrolase domain-containing protein codes for MSQDVEPNLSRRHFLRAAAMIAAGVTLPDFGHAADVPVTGGADPRLAPFDTLMTRFVVDNQVPGAALAVSYHGRLVYARGFGFANVEKKEPVKPNATFRIASVSKSLTAVAVLRLIERGKLKLSDRVWDHLKLTPHLDEKAEVDHRWKTITVHQCLHHTGGWDRDRSYDPIGIPWKIAKSLGTAPPPGPAQIVRYMMGQPLDFDPGTRFAYSNLGYLVLGRLIEAASGQKYGEFVHKEVLSPFQITRPHLARALPEHRPIGEVAYYDSKKRTGRCLYEPRRNAIVPLADGGENVEGFEAHGGWVASAVDLVRFASAFDHPEKSPLLGAAEVRTMWARPPGTAGATKAGKPRAAYYGCGWSVRPEGAAGKLNAWHNGLISGTSSLMIRRSDGIDLAVLFNTDANGAGKELSGLIDGDPIHGAADAVRDWPTIDLFDKLL; via the coding sequence ATGAGCCAAGACGTTGAACCGAACCTCTCCCGACGTCATTTCCTCCGAGCCGCGGCAATGATTGCGGCCGGTGTTACCCTCCCTGACTTCGGCCACGCGGCCGACGTTCCAGTCACCGGTGGAGCCGACCCCCGCCTCGCACCGTTCGACACGCTAATGACCCGGTTCGTGGTCGACAACCAGGTGCCCGGCGCGGCCCTCGCTGTCAGCTATCACGGCCGGCTCGTTTACGCGCGCGGGTTTGGTTTCGCGAACGTCGAGAAAAAAGAGCCGGTCAAGCCGAACGCGACGTTCCGAATCGCGAGCGTATCGAAGTCGCTCACGGCGGTCGCCGTCCTCCGACTCATCGAGCGGGGTAAGCTCAAACTGTCCGACCGCGTTTGGGACCACCTCAAACTCACCCCACACCTGGACGAGAAAGCGGAAGTCGATCACCGCTGGAAGACCATTACCGTCCACCAGTGCCTCCACCACACGGGGGGCTGGGACCGGGACAGGTCGTACGACCCGATCGGCATCCCGTGGAAAATCGCCAAGTCGCTCGGCACCGCACCCCCGCCGGGGCCCGCGCAGATCGTGCGTTACATGATGGGCCAACCACTCGACTTCGATCCGGGAACGCGGTTCGCTTACTCGAACCTCGGGTATCTGGTCCTCGGGCGGCTCATCGAAGCGGCGAGCGGGCAGAAGTACGGCGAGTTCGTGCATAAGGAAGTGTTGTCTCCGTTCCAAATCACCCGGCCGCACCTCGCCCGGGCGTTACCCGAACACCGCCCGATCGGCGAAGTGGCGTATTACGACTCCAAGAAGCGGACCGGCCGGTGCCTGTACGAACCGCGGCGGAACGCGATCGTGCCGCTGGCCGACGGCGGCGAAAACGTCGAGGGGTTCGAGGCCCACGGCGGCTGGGTCGCGTCGGCCGTCGATCTGGTCCGTTTCGCGTCGGCGTTCGATCACCCCGAGAAGAGCCCGCTCTTGGGTGCGGCTGAAGTCCGGACGATGTGGGCTCGTCCGCCCGGGACCGCGGGGGCGACGAAAGCGGGAAAGCCGAGAGCCGCTTACTACGGCTGCGGGTGGAGTGTCCGGCCGGAGGGGGCGGCCGGGAAATTGAACGCCTGGCACAACGGGCTGATCTCCGGCACCTCGTCGCTCATGATCCGCCGGTCGGACGGGATCGACCTCGCCGTGCTGTTCAACACGGACGCGAACGGCGCCGGAAAGGAATTAAGCGGGCTGATCGACGGCGACCCCATTCACGGGGCGGCCGACGCAGTGCGCGATTGGCCGACGATTGATTTGTTCGACAAGTTGCTTTAG
- a CDS encoding NADAR family protein: protein MSEPETPAVINFYSTTGDYGCFSNFYRQPIFLKGKRWPTTEHYFQAQKFAGTEHEEKVRLAKTPMICAQMGRDRKRPLRRDWEHVKEQVMLDALRAKFSQHEEMKAALLGTGDAKLVEHTANDDYWGDGGDGSGKNRLGQLLMRVREELRAAE from the coding sequence ATGTCCGAACCCGAAACTCCAGCCGTCATCAACTTCTACTCGACCACCGGCGACTACGGCTGTTTCTCGAATTTCTACCGGCAGCCGATCTTTCTCAAAGGGAAGCGGTGGCCGACGACCGAACATTATTTCCAGGCCCAGAAGTTCGCGGGCACGGAACACGAGGAGAAAGTCCGCCTCGCCAAGACGCCGATGATCTGTGCCCAGATGGGACGCGACCGAAAACGACCACTCCGGCGGGATTGGGAGCATGTCAAAGAGCAGGTCATGCTCGACGCCCTGCGGGCAAAGTTCTCCCAGCATGAGGAGATGAAAGCCGCCCTGCTCGGGACTGGCGACGCGAAACTGGTCGAACACACGGCCAACGACGACTACTGGGGCGATGGCGGCGACGGGTCGGGTAAGAACCGCCTCGGCCAGCTGCTGATGCGAGTTCGCGAAGAGTTGCGGGCCGCAGAGTAG
- the cobA gene encoding uroporphyrinogen-III C-methyltransferase, which translates to MSDPSEPRVFLVGAGPGDPGLLTVRGAEVLARADLVLYDQLVPRRLLDYANPAAELICVRDLPGHHPDKYPHIHTKLIETARAGKTVVRLKGGDPLVFGRGGEEAETLRDAGVPYEIVPGVTAAFAAASYLDIPLTHRLHASAVALVTGHELPNKPGNKLDWEALAKFPGTLAVYMGIARLPLIIAELLKFGKSPDTPSAIIERASTGDMRTVFARLGDLEQARRSAGLEAPGLILIGAVVDLRADRSWFERKPLFGHRVLVTRPRHQAGPMIRKLELLGAVPHAFPTVEVRDPTDWGPVDAALGEVAHGDWDWLVFTSANGVHKLVRRLGAIGMDLRALGPVKIAAIGPKTADALREYHLNADVVPKTYIAEELAAALTSEVAGKRVLLARANRGRDVLRVELAKVAATVAQITVYEQSDVVTLDAEVLDSLRRGEIRYVTLSSSNIARALLGAFDETIQGRVHRGEIRLVAISPETGNAVRDLGFPVAAEADLYTTDGLIDAVVKLANTERPVSSHME; encoded by the coding sequence ATGTCAGATCCTTCCGAACCGCGCGTGTTCCTGGTCGGCGCCGGCCCAGGCGATCCGGGTCTTCTCACGGTCCGCGGGGCGGAAGTTCTCGCCCGTGCGGACCTCGTCCTGTACGACCAGCTCGTGCCCCGGCGGCTCCTGGATTACGCTAACCCGGCAGCCGAATTGATTTGCGTCCGCGACCTGCCGGGGCACCACCCGGACAAGTACCCGCACATCCACACCAAGCTGATCGAGACGGCACGGGCCGGGAAAACGGTCGTCCGGCTCAAGGGCGGCGACCCCCTCGTCTTCGGCCGCGGGGGCGAGGAGGCCGAGACGCTGCGCGATGCCGGGGTGCCCTACGAGATCGTGCCGGGCGTGACCGCGGCGTTCGCGGCCGCCTCGTATCTGGACATCCCACTCACCCACCGTTTGCACGCGAGCGCCGTCGCCCTTGTGACTGGGCACGAGCTGCCGAACAAGCCGGGGAACAAACTCGACTGGGAAGCCCTCGCGAAGTTCCCGGGGACGCTCGCGGTCTACATGGGCATCGCCCGTTTGCCGCTGATCATCGCGGAGTTGCTCAAGTTCGGGAAATCGCCGGACACGCCGAGTGCGATCATCGAGCGGGCGTCGACCGGCGACATGCGGACGGTGTTCGCCCGCCTTGGCGACCTGGAACAGGCCCGCCGGAGTGCCGGCCTGGAAGCCCCGGGGCTCATCCTGATCGGAGCGGTCGTGGATTTGCGGGCCGACCGCTCGTGGTTCGAGCGGAAGCCGCTGTTCGGGCACCGGGTGCTGGTAACGCGCCCGCGACACCAGGCCGGCCCGATGATCCGCAAGCTGGAACTGCTGGGGGCGGTCCCGCACGCGTTCCCGACGGTCGAAGTCCGCGACCCGACCGACTGGGGGCCGGTGGACGCCGCCCTGGGGGAAGTCGCGCACGGTGACTGGGACTGGCTCGTTTTTACCAGCGCGAACGGCGTCCACAAGTTGGTCCGGCGGTTGGGCGCGATCGGCATGGACCTCCGCGCGCTCGGGCCGGTCAAGATCGCCGCCATCGGTCCGAAAACGGCCGACGCGCTCCGCGAGTACCACCTGAACGCGGACGTGGTGCCGAAGACCTACATCGCCGAGGAGTTGGCCGCCGCCCTGACGAGCGAGGTGGCCGGGAAACGTGTCCTGCTCGCCCGCGCGAACCGTGGCCGCGATGTCCTCCGCGTCGAACTCGCCAAAGTCGCTGCCACAGTTGCCCAAATCACGGTCTACGAGCAGTCCGATGTGGTGACACTGGACGCCGAGGTTTTGGACTCTCTTCGCCGCGGCGAGATCCGGTACGTGACGTTGAGCAGCTCCAACATCGCCCGTGCGTTGCTGGGGGCGTTCGACGAAACCATTCAGGGGCGGGTTCACCGGGGCGAAATTCGGCTGGTGGCGATCAGCCCGGAGACGGGTAACGCAGTTCGCGATCTGGGTTTCCCGGTTGCAGCCGAAGCAGACCTCTACACGACCGACGGCCTCATCGACGCCGTCGTCAAGTTAGCGAATACCGAGCGTCCGGTGTCCAGCCACATGGAATAG
- the argG gene encoding argininosuccinate synthase, whose amino-acid sequence MKLDDLKGKTVGFAASGGLDSCTVTKWLTEHGVTVVCFCADMAQPDEANFAEVEARMRASGAADFVAIPLHEMIAAAGVEVIQFQARYEGAYWNTTGIGRHVIVAGMIPELKKRGIKILGHGATGRGNDQVRFQLCTNMLAPDISIYAPWRDETFLKRFGGRKEMIEYCQERKLPVKATLNAPYSTDANLLGLTHEAGKLEHLDVSPWFVTPGMGVLPTAAPDAPETVTVRFEKGSPVALNGKPVTPFEAITQANAIGGKHAVGIVSHLVENRFVGIKSRGVYEAPGMELLGTAYAYLLQLILDRRGRELFDQLSLFVSKQIYQGYGFDVATHMARSALGPVNALATGTIRLKLYKSSIHFDAATDVPHQLYSESNASMEAIGEFNHADSEGFLRVLQVSARALAANGQVTAPAWAGK is encoded by the coding sequence ATGAAACTCGACGACCTGAAGGGCAAGACCGTGGGGTTCGCCGCGTCCGGCGGGCTGGACTCGTGTACCGTGACGAAATGGTTGACCGAACACGGCGTCACGGTCGTCTGTTTCTGCGCCGACATGGCCCAGCCGGACGAGGCGAACTTCGCCGAGGTCGAGGCCCGGATGCGGGCGTCCGGGGCGGCCGACTTCGTGGCTATCCCGTTGCACGAAATGATCGCCGCGGCCGGCGTCGAGGTGATCCAGTTCCAGGCCCGGTACGAGGGGGCGTACTGGAACACGACCGGCATCGGCCGACACGTCATCGTCGCCGGGATGATCCCGGAGCTGAAAAAGCGCGGCATCAAGATCCTCGGCCACGGCGCAACCGGCCGCGGGAACGATCAGGTCCGGTTCCAGCTCTGCACGAACATGCTCGCGCCGGACATCTCGATCTACGCCCCGTGGCGGGATGAGACGTTCCTGAAACGATTCGGCGGCCGAAAGGAAATGATCGAGTATTGCCAGGAGCGCAAGCTGCCGGTCAAGGCCACGCTGAACGCCCCGTACTCGACCGACGCCAACCTGCTCGGCTTAACCCACGAAGCCGGCAAGCTCGAACACCTGGACGTCAGCCCGTGGTTCGTCACGCCCGGGATGGGCGTCCTCCCGACGGCCGCGCCGGACGCCCCGGAAACCGTCACCGTCCGCTTTGAAAAGGGCAGCCCGGTCGCCCTGAACGGCAAGCCGGTCACACCGTTCGAGGCGATCACGCAGGCGAACGCGATCGGCGGCAAGCACGCGGTCGGCATTGTGTCGCACCTGGTCGAAAACCGCTTCGTCGGGATCAAGTCCCGCGGCGTCTACGAGGCACCGGGGATGGAACTCCTCGGCACAGCCTACGCCTACCTGCTGCAACTAATCCTCGACCGCCGCGGCCGCGAGTTATTCGACCAGCTCTCGCTGTTCGTGTCCAAGCAGATTTACCAGGGCTACGGCTTCGACGTGGCCACGCACATGGCCCGGTCGGCCCTCGGCCCGGTCAACGCACTCGCGACCGGAACGATCCGCCTCAAGCTCTACAAGAGCAGCATCCACTTCGACGCGGCGACGGACGTGCCGCACCAGCTCTATTCCGAGAGCAACGCCTCAATGGAGGCGATCGGCGAGTTCAACCACGCGGACAGCGAAGGCTTCCTGCGCGTGCTGCAAGTATCCGCCCGGGCGCTCGCGGCGAACGGCCAAGTGACCGCGCCGGCGTGGGCTGGGAAGTAA
- a CDS encoding L-lactate permease: MPFAVAYVQNLDPLGNRIASTVVAALPVLVLFYLLVGRRWLASWAGAVGAVVALVLAATVYGMPAEMAGWSFAHGALYGLLPIGWTVFGAMLLYNLTVETGQFAIIRRSIGGLSGDSRVQAILIGFAFGAFMEGAAGAGSPVAICGAMLVGLGVPPFRAAVICLIANTSPVCYGGLGSPILALEASAGISGDTISVMCGHQLPLLSCLVPLYMVKCMCTWRQTLAVWPALVVGGGSFALFQFVFATLHTFPGMPPVWQLTDIGGGIFSLITLALFLKLVWKPKAEWKFGDKEACVGSKGESSASSHSEKEGEGKAEDPQMHEAREEVAMLLGDKKDDATPLTAYRIAKAWSPFAIMALCLAAAGVVRQMEAAHKGPLDLGFAKSYYSLPVPTLHKEVQRAERLAKPGATEEEKKEEAVFKFPWLTAPGTPVVLAAIISALLLRVSPVTAWTVLRRTVVQMKVPIPTIACMLGLSYVTKYAGIDATLGVAFAETGQLYPFFAAILGWLGVFLTGTDAGSNALFGSLQKITAGQVFESGAFDASGLTRGQAEVLICTANSTGGVMGKMIDAQSICVATAGTNQIGKEADIFKAVIWHSILLATIVGLIVVLQAYVPPFTRMVPHP, from the coding sequence ATGCCGTTTGCCGTTGCCTACGTTCAAAACCTGGATCCGCTCGGGAACCGAATCGCGTCCACGGTCGTCGCCGCGCTGCCGGTCCTCGTCCTGTTCTACCTGCTCGTCGGTCGCCGTTGGCTGGCGAGTTGGGCCGGGGCGGTCGGGGCGGTCGTCGCGCTGGTGTTGGCCGCGACCGTGTACGGGATGCCGGCCGAGATGGCGGGCTGGTCGTTCGCCCACGGCGCGCTGTACGGGTTGCTGCCGATCGGCTGGACCGTGTTCGGGGCGATGCTTCTTTACAACCTGACGGTCGAGACCGGCCAGTTCGCCATCATCCGCCGGTCGATCGGCGGGTTGAGCGGGGACTCGCGGGTACAGGCGATCCTGATCGGGTTCGCGTTCGGGGCGTTCATGGAGGGGGCGGCCGGGGCCGGGTCGCCGGTGGCGATCTGCGGCGCGATGCTGGTCGGGCTCGGCGTTCCCCCGTTCCGGGCGGCGGTCATTTGCCTGATCGCGAACACGTCGCCGGTCTGCTACGGCGGGCTGGGGTCGCCCATCCTGGCGCTGGAAGCATCGGCCGGGATCAGCGGGGATACCATCAGCGTCATGTGCGGGCACCAACTCCCGCTGCTCTCCTGTCTGGTGCCACTGTACATGGTCAAGTGTATGTGTACGTGGCGGCAGACGCTCGCGGTCTGGCCCGCGCTGGTGGTGGGCGGTGGGTCGTTCGCGCTCTTCCAGTTCGTCTTCGCCACGCTGCACACGTTCCCCGGCATGCCGCCCGTCTGGCAACTTACCGACATCGGCGGGGGAATCTTTTCACTCATCACGCTCGCGCTGTTCCTGAAACTCGTTTGGAAGCCCAAGGCGGAATGGAAGTTCGGAGACAAGGAAGCATGTGTCGGGTCGAAGGGCGAGTCTTCGGCGTCTTCTCACTCCGAGAAGGAAGGAGAGGGGAAGGCGGAAGACCCGCAGATGCACGAGGCACGCGAAGAAGTCGCGATGCTCCTGGGCGACAAGAAAGACGACGCCACGCCACTCACGGCGTACCGCATTGCCAAGGCGTGGTCGCCGTTCGCGATCATGGCCCTCTGTCTGGCGGCGGCTGGGGTGGTTCGACAGATGGAAGCCGCCCATAAAGGGCCGCTCGACCTCGGGTTCGCCAAGTCGTATTACTCGCTCCCCGTGCCCACTCTGCACAAGGAAGTCCAGCGGGCCGAGCGTCTCGCCAAACCGGGCGCGACCGAAGAGGAAAAGAAAGAAGAGGCGGTGTTCAAGTTCCCGTGGCTGACCGCGCCGGGGACACCGGTGGTGCTGGCCGCGATCATCTCCGCGCTCCTTTTGCGCGTGTCACCAGTAACGGCATGGACCGTTCTACGACGGACGGTCGTTCAGATGAAAGTGCCGATTCCGACGATCGCCTGTATGCTCGGCCTGAGTTACGTGACCAAGTACGCCGGCATCGACGCGACGCTCGGCGTAGCGTTCGCCGAGACGGGTCAGCTTTACCCGTTTTTCGCCGCGATCCTCGGCTGGCTCGGTGTGTTCCTGACTGGGACCGACGCCGGCAGCAACGCTCTCTTCGGTAGCCTGCAAAAGATCACAGCCGGTCAAGTGTTCGAGTCCGGCGCGTTCGACGCGAGCGGGCTGACACGCGGCCAGGCTGAAGTGCTGATCTGCACCGCGAACAGCACGGGCGGGGTGATGGGGAAGATGATCGACGCCCAGAGCATTTGCGTGGCTACCGCCGGGACGAACCAGATCGGCAAGGAGGCGGACATCTTCAAGGCGGTGATCTGGCACAGCATCCTGCTGGCGACAATCGTCGGGCTGATAGTCGTCCTCCAGGCCTACGTCCCGCCGTTCACGCGGATGGTGCCGCATCCGTAA
- a CDS encoding DUF1501 domain-containing protein, whose product MLTLHTGPASSNCAGATRRAALKAGFLGLTGLGLPDLLRAKATASVGTTAGKKSVILLWLDGGPSQLETYDPKPDAPAEYRGPFGVAQSSVPGMYVSALMPETAKRARQVALIRSVAHGTGDHFAGAHWMATGRFGSTAGSQAQKFPSLGSYVAKVNGANAPGVPAYVGLPSAETVYLYPGYMGAAYLGGAYNPFDVDREIRYLGANDTRRIRSPKWLTNLGGAAADAYVARGPLLKQFDAMRRDVDASGALETMDQFQHQALDLVTGSKARAAFDLDREDPRSADRYGTGPWGRYTLMARRLVEAGVTFVTVDMPHWDDHSGIEKGHGLKVPVVDRAVGALLDDLTERGMLDDVLVVVMGEFGRTPRINTGQPGIPIPGRDHWGNAISVMMAGGGIKGGAVVGRTNARAEHPVERALSPADVLATVYHVLGIDPKMSFKDHTGRPIPILDDGAPIGELV is encoded by the coding sequence ATGTTGACTCTTCACACCGGCCCCGCGTCGTCTAACTGCGCCGGCGCGACCCGCCGCGCGGCCCTGAAAGCGGGCTTTCTCGGACTGACCGGCCTCGGCTTACCCGACCTCTTGCGCGCGAAGGCCACCGCCAGCGTGGGAACGACGGCAGGAAAAAAGTCGGTGATCCTGCTCTGGCTGGACGGCGGGCCGAGCCAGTTGGAGACATACGACCCGAAGCCGGACGCGCCGGCCGAGTACCGCGGACCGTTCGGCGTCGCGCAGTCGTCGGTTCCCGGGATGTACGTGTCCGCGCTCATGCCGGAGACAGCCAAGCGTGCCCGGCAGGTCGCCCTGATCCGGTCGGTCGCCCACGGGACCGGGGACCACTTTGCTGGTGCGCACTGGATGGCCACCGGACGGTTCGGGTCGACCGCCGGGAGTCAGGCCCAGAAATTCCCGTCGCTCGGGTCATACGTCGCCAAGGTGAACGGGGCGAACGCCCCCGGCGTGCCCGCTTACGTCGGACTGCCTTCGGCCGAGACGGTTTACCTCTACCCGGGATACATGGGCGCTGCTTACCTCGGCGGGGCGTACAACCCGTTCGACGTGGACCGCGAGATTCGGTACCTCGGCGCGAACGACACCCGGCGTATCCGGTCGCCGAAATGGCTAACTAACCTCGGCGGGGCGGCCGCCGACGCCTACGTGGCGCGTGGCCCGCTGCTCAAGCAGTTCGACGCCATGCGGAGGGATGTGGATGCGAGCGGCGCGCTGGAAACGATGGACCAGTTCCAGCACCAGGCTCTCGATCTGGTGACGGGTAGCAAGGCCCGCGCGGCGTTCGACCTCGACCGCGAAGACCCCCGGTCGGCCGACCGCTACGGGACCGGGCCGTGGGGCCGGTACACGCTCATGGCCCGGCGGTTGGTCGAAGCCGGCGTGACGTTCGTGACCGTGGACATGCCGCACTGGGACGACCACTCCGGCATCGAAAAGGGCCACGGCCTCAAGGTCCCGGTGGTCGACCGGGCCGTCGGCGCGCTGCTCGACGACTTGACCGAGCGGGGCATGCTGGACGACGTACTCGTCGTGGTCATGGGCGAGTTCGGCCGCACCCCGCGGATCAACACGGGTCAACCCGGCATCCCGATCCCCGGCCGCGACCACTGGGGCAATGCGATCTCGGTGATGATGGCCGGGGGCGGAATCAAAGGCGGGGCGGTCGTCGGAAGGACGAACGCCCGAGCCGAACACCCGGTCGAGCGGGCGCTGTCGCCGGCCGATGTCCTCGCCACGGTTTACCACGTTCTCGGCATCGACCCGAAGATGTCGTTCAAGGACCACACCGGCCGGCCGATCCCGATCCTCGACGACGGCGCGCCGATCGGCGAACTGGTATAG